The genomic window TAAACTAACCAGCGTAGTTCTACCAGTTATTTTACTTCCTTCTACGAAATCATTATTTACGATTCTATGAGCAATATCTACAGCTATTTTTATATAATTTGGGGTTTTAGTTTGTTTTGACATTGTTAAATACACTCCTTTATATAAGAAAGTTTATCATCTTGTATAAGAAAAGTAAAATTTTTTTATTTTTTGGATAATTATATAAATAAATTATGTAGAATTCGATTATAATTTAAAAATTAACTATGTTGTATTAAAAATAAATGAAAATGTAAGTTATTTATTTTATTCTTAGGAAACCTTTTAAGAATGGGGCATGGACAAAAAAATTTACAGCTATAAAATGGCTTTGAGAACATTTTATTTTTATAAGAGGTTGCACAACTGACAACTTATATGATACTATAAGTATAACAGTTCCTGTAAATAACAGGGATTTATTTTTAGTAGAACTGACAACTTTTAAAATAAATAGATGTGTCAAGGAGGAGTTATGAGAAATACAAAAATAAGATTTTTTAATAAAAATAATATTATCTTTAAAAGTTTTATTATTTTTTCAACAATTATATTTGTTTGGGGAGCTTTATTTAAGAATAATTTTGAAAAAAATGTATCAGTAGTTTATTCAATGTTTATTGATAAATTTTCATGGGCATATTGTGGAATGATGTTAATATTTTTCTTAGTATGTTTATGGGCAGTTTTTAGTAGATTTAGTAAAGTTAAATTAGGAGATAATAATTCTAAACCAGAGTTTTCTAATATAAGTTGGTTTGCAATGTTGTTTAGTGCTGGAATGGGAATAGGATTAGTTTTCTGGGGAGTAGCAGAACCATTAACACATTACATTAACCCATTAGGTGTTGAAGGAGTCACAGAGGAAGCAAAAAAATTTGCTTTTTCAAAAGCTTTTCTTCATATAGGAGTATCTGCTTGGGCTTGTTATGCTGTATTAGCTTTAGCACTTGCTTATATACATTATAGAAGAAAGAAACCTTTATTAATTAGTAGTTTATTAATACCTTTAGTAGGAGAAGAGAAAGCAAAAGGAACTTTAGGGAAAATTGTTGATATATTTACTGTATTTGCAACAATGGCAGGGATAATTACTTCACTTGGAATGGGAACATTACAAGTAACAAGTGGTTTAAATTATTTATTGGGAGTACCAGAAACAAATATTGTAAAGATAGTAATAATAACAGTAATAACTTTATTGTTTTTAATATCAGCTTGTACAGGCGTTAAAAAAGGGATAAAAATATTATCTAATGCAAATATAGCTTTAGCATTTCTATTATTTACAATGGCAATTATAGTTGGACCTAAAGGCGAACTTTTAAAAAATATAAGTTTAGGTTTACAAGGTTATGGAGTTGATTTATTAACAACTAATAATAATATTTTTATAAGTGGACCTTGGTATGAAAAATGGACAATTTTTTATTGGGGATGGTGGATTGCTTGGGCACCTTCTGTTGCTATATTTATAGCTAGAGTTTCAAAAGGAAGAACTATTAGGGAATTCATACTTGGAGTTTTATTTATTCCAGCAGGATTTTGCATGGCTTGGATGGCTGTATTTGGTAATTTAGGAGTAAACGCACCAATTGAAATAGGTAATGTTGCAATACAAAAAGTGGAAACATCTATGTTTATGATATTCCAGCAATATCCGCTAGGTAATTTAATGTCATTAATTGCAATAGCTTTATTGATAACTTTCTTTGTAACAAGTGCAGACTCAGCCACTTATGTTTTAGGAATGATAACATGTAATGGAGATACTAAAGTTAAAAATATTAGGAAGATAATTTTAGGAGCAACATTATCATTATTAACAATTATACTTTTATTTGCAGGAGGATTAGAAATGATTCAAAATGCATCAATAATAGCAGCACTACCTTTTGGAATAATCATGTTAATATCCATATGTGGATTTATAAGAGAATTATATGTTTATGAGCCAAAGCTTGAATATACAAAATTAAATAGTAAAAGTTTTAGGGTAAAACCTTTAGAACGTTGAATTTAATTTTTCATTATCCTATAATTAAAACATTAATCTAGTTTTATGAGGTAGTAATAATGAATGAAAATTTAGAAATAGAAAAGAAAATACTTGAAGATAAAAGGAAAAAAATAGATCATGAGTTAGAAGAGAAAAGAAAAAATCAAAGCAATATAGGGGCAAAGCTTAAGGCATTAACTAAGGAAGCTAAAGGTTCATATAGCGAAGAGAAGGAAACTACAGAAAAAATATATGCGGTTTTAAAAAAAGATATAGAAAATTATGAGGAGGCTCTTAATACTCCGTATTTTGGACGTGTTGACTTTAGGGAATTAAGAGGAGAAGAGGAAAGTATATATATAGGAAAACAGGGGATTAGCTCAACATTAGATGGAGAAGAAGTTGTAGTTGATTGGAGGGCACCAGTTTCAGATCTTTACTATAGTGGAACAGGGGGGGATGCGTATTATAAAGCCCCTTCAGGAATAATAGAGGGAAATTTATCTTTAAAAAGAAAGTTTTTATTTAAGGATAACGAAATAAAAGAAATATTCGATGAAGGAATAAATGAAATAATAATAAATCAAGCAGAAGGAAGGGATTTAGTCGATGAATTTTTAAAAATAAACCTTGAAGAAAGTAGAGGTAAGAAATTAAAGGAAGTAGTGGCTACCATACAAAAAGAACAAAATGATATTATAAGGTGGCCTAAAAATCTTCCAATAATAGTTCAAGGATCAGCAGGATCAGGGAAGACAACAATAGCCCTTCATAGATTAGCTTATTTATTATATAGATATGCAGATACAATTGAAGGTAAAGATATATTAGTATTAGCACCTAATAAGTTGTTTTTGGATTATATATCAGAAATACTACCAAACCTTGGAGTAGATCAAGTAAAGCAAACTACTTTTCAAGAGTTAGTTTGTAAAAGACTTAAGCTAAAGGGAAAAATAAAAAATAAAGATGAAAAAATAAAAGAAATAATAGAAACTACAGATGAGAAAAGGTGTGAGTTAATTACAAAGTCATCTGAAATAAAAGGCACCTTGGATTTTAAAAGTGCAATAGATAGATATATATCTTTATTAGAAAGTGATTCTGTAGATATTCAAGATGTAGTAGTAAAAGGATACGTTATTTTTACTAGAAGGGAAATTATAAGGTTATATTTAAAAGATTTAAAAACTTTTCCTATAAATAAAAGAAAAGATGAAATAAAAAGGTATTTAGGATTAAAATTAAAAGAAAAAATAGAAAATCTTTGTATTCAAATTGATATTGAGTGGGAAGCTGAAATAAAAAGAATAAAAAAAGAAATGCCAGATTGTGAAGAAAGAAGAAGTAAACTTATAAAAGTTTATGGAGAAAGAGATGAAATTAAAAACTATATAAAATCAAATACAAAAAGCGAGATGAATGATTATTTTAAAGAGTGGAGAGGAATAACCTCAAAGGATATTTATTTAAATTTATTTAGAGATAAAGAGCTTTTTGAAATAGCAACACTAGGAAAAGTTCCTGATGAAGTATTTGAATTTATGAAAGAAGAGGTATTAGAACATGCTGAAAACGGAATTATTGATGAAGATGATTTAGCACCTCTTCTACATATTAATTTGCTTTTAGAAGGAGTTACTGAAAAGGAAAAATTTAAGCATATAGTTGTAGATGAAGCTCAAGATTATAATCCATTTCAAATATATTTAATTAATAAATTATCAAAAGGAAATTCATTAACTTTAGTGGGGGATTTAGCTCAAGGTATTTACTATTATAAAGGTGTTAAAACATGGGAAGACATAACTAATGGTGTTTTTAATGGAAAGGCAACTTATATTCAATTAACTCAAAGTTATAGATCAACAGTTGAAATAATTGAGTTTGCAAACGGAGCTTTAGAGGCGCAAAAACTTGGATTAAAGTCTGCAAAACCAGTACTTAGACATGGAAAAGAGCCAAGTATTATAAAATGCAATGAAAATTGTGAAATTGTAGATAATATAAATAGAATAATAAGTGAAATTAAAGATGAAGGAAAAAGTAGCATTGCTATCATAACTAAAAGTTTAGAAGAGGGTAAAGCATTAGAAAAAATGCTTAAAAAGAAAATTAAAGAAAAAATTTCATTAGTAAAGGGTACGGAAAAAAAATCACCTGGGGATATATCAATTATACCAGCTTATTTAACTAAAGGATTAGAGTTTGATGCTACAATAATATATGATCCAAGCAAAGGGAAGTACTCAAATAGACTTTTAGATCAAAGATTATTGTATGTTTCTTTAACTAGAGCTTTGCATAGTGAATATATCATAGAAATTAGTGAAAAAACAAATATGATAAAATAATAACAATCATTGAATAATAATTGTTAATTTAGAGGAAAATAGAGAAATATAGGAATAAATACTGTAAATAGCTTATTGTGATTTTGTTATAAATAAATTAATATGTTAAAATTATGAA from Clostridium septicum includes these protein-coding regions:
- a CDS encoding BCCT family transporter, translating into MRNTKIRFFNKNNIIFKSFIIFSTIIFVWGALFKNNFEKNVSVVYSMFIDKFSWAYCGMMLIFFLVCLWAVFSRFSKVKLGDNNSKPEFSNISWFAMLFSAGMGIGLVFWGVAEPLTHYINPLGVEGVTEEAKKFAFSKAFLHIGVSAWACYAVLALALAYIHYRRKKPLLISSLLIPLVGEEKAKGTLGKIVDIFTVFATMAGIITSLGMGTLQVTSGLNYLLGVPETNIVKIVIITVITLLFLISACTGVKKGIKILSNANIALAFLLFTMAIIVGPKGELLKNISLGLQGYGVDLLTTNNNIFISGPWYEKWTIFYWGWWIAWAPSVAIFIARVSKGRTIREFILGVLFIPAGFCMAWMAVFGNLGVNAPIEIGNVAIQKVETSMFMIFQQYPLGNLMSLIAIALLITFFVTSADSATYVLGMITCNGDTKVKNIRKIILGATLSLLTIILLFAGGLEMIQNASIIAALPFGIIMLISICGFIRELYVYEPKLEYTKLNSKSFRVKPLER
- the helD gene encoding RNA polymerase recycling motor HelD, which translates into the protein MNENLEIEKKILEDKRKKIDHELEEKRKNQSNIGAKLKALTKEAKGSYSEEKETTEKIYAVLKKDIENYEEALNTPYFGRVDFRELRGEEESIYIGKQGISSTLDGEEVVVDWRAPVSDLYYSGTGGDAYYKAPSGIIEGNLSLKRKFLFKDNEIKEIFDEGINEIIINQAEGRDLVDEFLKINLEESRGKKLKEVVATIQKEQNDIIRWPKNLPIIVQGSAGSGKTTIALHRLAYLLYRYADTIEGKDILVLAPNKLFLDYISEILPNLGVDQVKQTTFQELVCKRLKLKGKIKNKDEKIKEIIETTDEKRCELITKSSEIKGTLDFKSAIDRYISLLESDSVDIQDVVVKGYVIFTRREIIRLYLKDLKTFPINKRKDEIKRYLGLKLKEKIENLCIQIDIEWEAEIKRIKKEMPDCEERRSKLIKVYGERDEIKNYIKSNTKSEMNDYFKEWRGITSKDIYLNLFRDKELFEIATLGKVPDEVFEFMKEEVLEHAENGIIDEDDLAPLLHINLLLEGVTEKEKFKHIVVDEAQDYNPFQIYLINKLSKGNSLTLVGDLAQGIYYYKGVKTWEDITNGVFNGKATYIQLTQSYRSTVEIIEFANGALEAQKLGLKSAKPVLRHGKEPSIIKCNENCEIVDNINRIISEIKDEGKSSIAIITKSLEEGKALEKMLKKKIKEKISLVKGTEKKSPGDISIIPAYLTKGLEFDATIIYDPSKGKYSNRLLDQRLLYVSLTRALHSEYIIEISEKTNMIK